The window ATATAATAAAtcatttctataaaaatgaacTGAATTTAATAGGTTTTTATATTATGAACactgatttaaaatttttggtCCAAGTTTTATGCACGTGTAGTAAATTTTCTCTCGGTCTATTACTCTGTATAATAATCATTTCTATGAAAATTAACTGAACTTGAAAAATTTTTATAGCCTGAAAATGAGTTTAAGAATTTTTGTCCCagttttatattgaaaattacTTGATCTATTAGTAATATATAGTTGATTCATTTGGATGTCTATGATAACCTATCAATATAATGCATGATCTCGTGGTGGATTGATCATTATAGATCATGAATctagaaaaaatagtttaggcTCGATCCTACTCCTCCATCCTATAAAAGACGAATCTAGAGCTGGATATAACACCTACCCTCGTCTCAAGAAAAAAAGTCCAATTctagctacgaatctggacacatgCGTATCCAGATTTGTagctagaatttatttttttaagatagagTAGTAtgttcaaatttattatattatgtTGTGTTACATCTCATGTTAGATTGGGTTTCATGGGATGACGGAGTATTAACCATTCCAATCCTGACGGAATGAACTCTGCTCCATTATCCTCGCAGAAACCTTTCCCGTATTTGCTCTGGAGGCTGGACTTCCACTTTCTGCAGAGTGCAGATGTGCCTAACACTGGCACTGTATTCAATCCCCGTGTTCACTGTTCAATTCACCACCACTGCACGTCTTAACGTGCGGCATCAATGGCAGGCGTTGCGTTGATGACGAGATCCTGGCGTACGCACGCACTAGATGATACCcaaggggaaaaagagaggacaCACGAGCTCACACAAGAGACGCGGCCCGGCGTGGAAACCGAACGGGGGCCGCCCACTCTGCGTTTTGCATCGGCAGAGGCGcggtggagaaaaaaaaaggccgaGCTTGGATGGAAAGCTCCAAGCTTTTGCGCTGTTCGCTTGCCTGAGCCCCCCGTCCCGTCCCGTCCCCTCGCCTCGGCAAGAACAAAGAGCATGCGAGATTAGATCGAGACGGCGTATCCGGTAAGCGCTGTTCCATCTCCGGCACAAAAGGGTGAGTTCTTGGGTGGTTGGTTTGGTTATGTGTGTTCTTCTGCAGCTCGTGTGGTTTTATCTGTATCTCGTTTTCGCGCTCTCGTTAGGATGGCGAATGGGGGTGTCTGCCTCTCGTGCTCTGCACTTGTCTGCGCGCTGGTGTTTCTCACGGTGGATGGTGATTTCGTGGACATTACTTACGTAGCGAGCGCTGTGGCCAAAGGCGCAGGTGTGGATGCAGCTGCTTCTCTGTCATTACTTGTTCATTCATACTGTATTAgtatctctttttctctctctctctttcctgaATTAGTATCTCGTTGTGCTAATGTGCATTCGATGGTGTGTGGTGTGATGTGCTAGTCTGTTTGGATGGGAGCCCCCCGGCCTACCATCTCGCCCGGGGTTTTGGCTCCGGCGTGAATAGTTGGCTGGTTCATTTCGAGGTTAGTTCTTGTGAGGATAGCAGTGCAATTGTGCTACTGGAGCCTAGAACTCTACTACAAATGTTTGCCCGGCTCAATTTTCTGTGTCTTTCTTGCAAATGTTAGGGAGGAGGATGGTGCAGCAATGTGACGACCTGCCTGCAACGCAAACGCACTCGGTTAGGATCATCGAAGCAGATGGCAAAGCAGATTGCCTTCTCTGGAATACTGAGCAACACCCCTGATTACAACCCGGGTACTGTATTTCACTAGTTGTTTGAaggaaataatattttgtaCTATGTTGTCCTAGTTCTCTACCACCTCAGGAATTGGACTGCCTAGGCTCCATGTTActacttactttttttttaagataatgttactacttactacttcctccgtttcacaatgtaagactttctagaattgtccacattcatatagatgttaatgaatcacaatgtaagactttctagattcattaacatctatatatgaatgtggacaatgctagaaagtcttataatatgaaacggagggagtagtatagttCACATGCTTGATCGATTCCTGTGCAATCATCAAAACCAGATTTCTACAATTGGAACAAGGTCAAGGTTCGGTACTGTGATGGGTCATCTTTCaccggcgatgtggaaaaagtaGATCCTGTGAGTCCATAGTCCATTCTTTCTTGATTTTACAGTTACAAATTGTATGAGGATTAGTGCTGCTCCAGTGTTAAGTTTCTCTTTGATTTTGTTCCATATGGATAGGCAACAAAGCTTCACTACAGAGGTGCTAGGGTGTGGCAAGCAGTTATGGATGATCTGCTTGCGAAAGGAATGAACAGTGCCAATAATGTATGTTATTCTTATGAGCATAATTCTTGACAACAAGAAGGTTTTCAAGACTAACGAATTTATGGCAGGCTCTAATTTCGGGCTGTTCTGCTGGTGGTTTAACTTCCATACTACACTGTGACAGATTTCGTGACCTTTTCCCAGTGGATACCAAAGTTAAATGCCTTTCTGATGCTGGTTTCTTCATCAATGAGTAAGACAATACTAGTACAAAAGGCAGTTGAAGGAAAAATTAAATGcattatgtatttttttccaCATTAAGGATGTACTAGCCATTTTAATATGAAGGACAAACCATTAGTATATTAACTTAGAACAAAAAAACACCATTTCTGAACATTGAGTTCATGTCTAACACCTATCCCATCTTTGTGTTAGCAGGAAGGATATTGCTGGAGTGGAGTACATTGTGGCCTTTTTCAATGGCGTAGCTACAACCCATGTATGCACATACAGTCATTACTCTGTTATACTAGTAGATAGTCAAGGATTCTACACAcatgcacccccccccccctccccccccaaaaaaaaacttacctgGTATGTAAATTACAAATTAGGATCAGAATTTAACAGAGTGAAAAGCAAACCATCATTTTCCAAAGTTCTATTTCACATATATTTGCATTGTTTTCTCCTATACCTAAATACATTTTGTACAAATGTGCTAGGGATCAGCGAAGAATTTACCTTCTGCTTGCACCTCCAGATTGTCCCCAGGCATGGTAAGGTGTAAGCTTCAGGCAGTTTTACAATACGAATTTAGACAACAGATTACACTTGAATACTTGTTAAAAACATGTTGCTTTGAATGCAGTGCTTTTTTCCTCAGAATGAGGTGAAACAGATTCAGACACCTTTGTTCATTCTCAACGCAGCGTATGATTCCTGGCAGGTTATCATCTGATCCACGTTCTGCAATACTTCTATGATTATGATCCTTTTAGTGTTGCCCTTAGATAAATATGCTTTGTAGTGGCATATGTTTTGGCATTGTGGCTGTGTACATCCgatttggatgtagaggccagactttaatccattttctaaaaatatgttttggcATTAATTTAGGTCTCGTGTGTTACAGGTAAGGAACATCTTGGTGCCAGGATTTGCAGACCCTCATGGTAAATGGCATAGCTGTAAGCATGATATAGATCAATGTCCTGCATCGCAACTTCAAATCTTGCAAGGTAGGTACTAGATAGTGTATTGGTATGTAATACTGCATTTTCTAGTTGGCCAGCTATCGACCCAGTTTAAAAATTGCATGGATTCTAAATGCCATCACAGGATTCAGAGACGATTTTCTGAAAGCACTGAAGGAACAAGGGACTCCCTCCACCAGAGGATTGTTTATAAACTCATGCTTCGTGCATTGCCAATCTGAGACGCAGGAGACATGGTTTGCATCTGGTTCCCCCATGCTTGAAACCAAAGTAATACTACATCCTTCAACTTCAACACCACTTAACTCAAAATTAAACCAAAGTTACTACTAGAGCCGGCTACTGCTAGAGCCAGCTATCTAATGATGATCTGACAAGAGCTCTTCACACTTGTGTAGACAATAGCGGATGCAGTTGGAGATTGGTTCTACGACCGCAATCCGTTTCAGAAGATTGATTGCCCTTACCCTTGCGATTCAACCTGCCACAACCGAATCTACGACGACCCCTCAGAAGCATAGCAATTACAGAAACCTCACCTCGTACTACCATTCATCACATTGTTATATTTGATGCACCCTTATTGCTCGCAATAGGGCAATCCGTGGGCAACCATTGATTTTCAGGAATAACTGCAGATGATGGCTTAAAGCTCATCTGATGCCTGGAGGCTGGATGCAGCTTCCAACAGTAGTTACAGGTGTCTCCAACATTTGATTCGCTTTGTCGGCAATATTTTGCCATATCTTCGATAATCATCGACAAAGTCCACATTAATGTTACTGAAGTGACATTGGACGAACACGAAACACGAAAAGTTTATCTGGTGAGGGGATGGATAATGCTATTTTCTCGAAATTAGCTCAAAATTCAAGTACGTTCAGTGAGATTTTCGAAATCAAAGTGGAGCCTAACCAAACTGCGCTCTGTTAACCTGTCAacggcgcctcgccgccgccgttgcgcgTCCCCGCCGGCCATCGATGAAGAGCTCCGGCGTGAGATCCCCCGTATCTCCACCGCATATCACCACGTCTGCACGTCAACGAGTGCCAGATCCATTTCTGCCCTCGTCGGCGTGACGAACGACGGCGGACGTACGGGCGGCGCTGATGAGCAGAGCGAGGGATGCAGCACGAGCTCGAGGAGGGGATGATATTTCGTCGATTCATGCACCGATCGGAGTGTGTGAAGGAGCTTCTTCTAGTTGATCTCGATAGACTACGTTCAGATTCTTCGCTCTATCTAGGGTGCAGGCGTGCGGCACTGAAGGAGACAGGAGGTAGAATACTGAACACAAAGATGTCGACTTGCCCGATGCCTCCTAACACAGTGCCACACTTGCACAATCAGAGGAGGGGAGATGCATGATAAATGGAGCACACACATGTTTTTCCTCCGAGGGAAAATATCACTCGCTCTCTCGCTTTGCAAGGCTGCCAGTTTATATATCTAGCGGTGTACCTACTGGGAGTAAATAGGTGTCAGCGAAGCATCTTGTCTTTAATTTGGATCAATCACACAGTAGTGGTCTGATCTGATCCTTTTAATGACACGGTATTATTACTGGGCGGATTGTAGCGTTTGTTTTTTTCCCCTAGCGACAAGGGCTTTTAACAAATCTTCAACGTTTTGAAGCATTTGTACTGGTCTGGTTTGATTTGATCTGTCTAAATCGTCAGAAGTCACATGAAAAGCATGGCATTCTGAAAGTAGGGGCTGCTCAACTTCTTTTTCCCGCTGGGTTTTTGCAGCAGGCAGAAGCCTCCGCTCGATGTATAACAAATAAACCAAAAACGAAAAGAAGAAACCAACAGAGAATGCTACAATTACAGACCCATACCATACAGTTCTATGAGCCGGAGCATTGCGAAGGGATCAATTAGAGGAATGCAACAAACTGCAAAATCAACAGCCCGTAAGCAATGCAACCAAGAGTTGCAAATACAAACTACTAATGCAACCAATTGAATGGCATTCCTCCAGATCCATACTAGAAAATCCTTCCAAAATCCTTTCCTGCAAAGGAAGACGGCAGTCCGCCTGCTGTAAAAGAGTGACCAGGCCTTCCTCCTGCACAACATTCAGAATTATGTTTCAGACATAAATATGCATACCTTCTATGGTTTCCAAATGCATGCACCGATTGAAATGACTTTTAAGCTATAATAGGTTAATAAAGATAAGGCactcgtgaaaaaaaaatggaagatCCAATTGGAAAGCAAACTATATCAACAGGACATACATATCTCATGCATGAAGGTTACACCTTTTCTTTTGGCCATTGCAGTCCCATGTGCAATTACAAGCCTAGACCAAACATGTTTCAATATACTATTAAACAAAATTTGCCAATAAACTATGTGTACTGCAAGGCCATTGTTCTGAAAATTAATACCAAGATTGCAAGTTTTCAGTAGCACATTTAGTTAAGTTGGAtacctcaaaaaaaaattagttaagtTGGACTAGAAGGCCATGCCACATAAAAAAAGAGGACCACAGATGGTAGTAAATCTAGTGCTACGATAGCTTTTGCAGAGTCAATGGCTATACCAACAACACCCAATTAAATAAAACATACAAATGACAACATGGAAATATTACCCCAAGGCATTCCGTCAGCCATAGTAGCAGGTGGAGGTTCTGCCATGCCATAATTAGGCCATACAGGCTGACCATTGTGATGATTCCCCATTGGACGTAGGTAGCTCGCAGTCATATGGTTATACCGCTGAAATGGTTGTCCATGGCGACTTTGAAAATTCAGCTGAGAATAGTTTGCATTATGGTAACCATCATAGGTCACATGGCCTGTAGAGGCACTACTCTCTGTAAGAGTTGATGCATGGAACAGGCGGTCACCTCTATAGGAAAAGCATGAACAATGATCAGTTAATAATACTAAATATAACAATATGGAACCCCTGACAATATAGCACCACCcaagaaaattcaaaatattttcagTGGTATTACTCTCAATAAAGCAACACATAGAAAACAAGATTCGTGTAAAAGAAGCACCTCCCTTATCCAGTTATCCCTTAAGATGTTTATTGTCATGAAACAAACTGTTGCACTGAGAGGCATTACATTTTACACCCCACAGCGTCTAATAAACGTGTATGAAAGCTCTTTCGATTCTTTGTACACATGCCATCCAAAATGACAATCATACCCTTACATATGTATATAATCAAATCCATTTGTTAGCACATTACAATTTTAGCATTTGTAAAAATGGTGAATAATTAAGCAGAAACCAGCAGCACAGCAcaaggtgggaaaagtgaagtatgctttttttttcctaaagatATGAGCGAACTATACAGAGAGCAAATCATTGTAGTTGGATTGTAAGCAATCTATCAGATGAGGGGTGCCTCTATTATATTAGCTTTTTATGCGTCGGCCAAATGTCATTACATGAACAAATTAGAAAACACTTAAGTACCTTTGATTCATGGATAAAGAGTTTGAGTTTGCAATAGCATGGCTTTGGATATGGGCCAATCTGCTGGATTGGTTTGTTTGACCACTTGCATCCTTCAGGTGGAGATCGCTCAACGCATCTGATAGTGAAGTGTCCTCTTGCAGAAGTGACTCTTCGCTGCACATCAAAACAAAGTGAAAAAGATCAACACATGTTACATTACAAAGACAAAACTGTATGATGCACTGTTACCTATAGTTTGGATCCCAATCAGCTGGATCCGGTATTGATGAGGTGGAAGCCAGTGTATCTGCTGACACATTGGATGAGTGCGTAGGAGGAAAACCACCGTATCGAGATGGTGGAAAGGACCCATGGTTCGAAGTGTCTGTTGATAAACCACTGCCAGCGCATGTATGTGGTCTCCAACTGAAATGACCAGGATTAGGGAGTGCACTTTGTGGGTAACCAGAATGTCCACGAGCATAGCCATCAAAGTGATTACTAATGGTGCCATCCCCATGGTGTCCCTGAGTCAGCTGAGATGTGTATTCATGAGGCGGCATTGATATAGGTGGGTGACCAAGATTTCTTCTTCTATTGTATTGGCCTACAGCAGCAGCTTTTCCCAATGAGCCATGACTGCTCCTTGCAGGAGAAGTGGAACCATACTTTCCTGTAGCAGTACTTGGGATTTGCATCTGAGAATTTGGTGGAGTAAATTGTGATGGACTTGCCCCAAGAGACATAGGCCCTGGACACCCAGGGCTTAATCGAATGCCACCACCATGATAGAGATAAGATCGTCGTCTAATATCTGGACTAGATCCCAAAAATGTTCCTCCGGCTTGTGAATGTAAATTGAATCCAGAAGGGCCTAGTGGTGAATGATACATGTTCACACTGTTGACATCATAGCTTCCATAGCTGCTTGCAAGACCTACATTGTCATTAAAGCTACCATGGCTACCGAAGCTGCCACAGCTGCTTCCATATGAAAAGGGAATCTTTGGTGCAAAAGCGTTATTAAATGGTAGGCCTCTGTTAATGCTTCCAACCTACAAACATAATCAACAATATATTATGATAATAATTATCTTACAACTCACCAACTTAACAAAAGCATAAGAGAACATACTTACAACCTGAGGGGAAAGACCAGCAGCTAACCAGTGACCTCCTCCAGGATTATGATCAACTGCTGCAACACGACCAACAGGCTACAATGGCACAACACAACAAGACATAAGTATATGACTTACGGACTACTTGTATGAAAAAAAGGGAGCGCTTAAGGTACAAGTATTTTAAGGTTTCTCCACATTGTCTACTCCCTCTGATTTCAGATATGTCACCATTGACTAGTGCAATTATAATTTTGACCACAACAAATTTTGAATGGTGGAGCATGACGCACAAAAGTTTTGTGATATTTAGGGTGCAACACACTTCGTTAATATGACATACTTTtaagtatttgtttttttcaaaaaagacgAGCTGTCAAAGTTTGAAGATGAATAGTACCTAGTGACAAGTATTtgaagacagagggagtagtatatagcAATATATAGTCTGTTGGTGGGAAGAAACACTGTTTCATGTATCCATGTTTGTTATAATGTGAAAGGAAGATATCTAAATACCTCGTTCAATTAAATGCAGAGCAAAACCAAAGTCAATTGTTACAAATGATGGTCGTTCCGTATCAACAGTCTCTAAGGAGAGAAAAATTATACAGCAGGTTGTCTGGAAACAAGATCATACTTACAATTCTTGGAGTCTCCTGGATAGGCTCATATGGACCAGTAAACGCTTCACCAGTTATGAAGGGATGATATGAAGCCTGAAATAGGTTCATAATTGTGAAGTACTTCCATTGATTattcaagaagaaaaaaaaatagcgcaATAGGAAATCAAGTTAATAATTTCCTAAGTACCAAACTGACCTGCCTAAAGCTCATTTATTTAACGGCTACGAAACAAGGATTCCCCAGCATATTCAGATATTGGGATTAATAAGACTTCCCATTCACAATCAAAGAGTACAACCAAATAGGAATCAAATGTTATCATCAGTGAATACCTGCAATGGTGACCACCGCTTATTAGGATCAAACTCAACAAGCCCTCTCAAGAAATCAACCAGTGCTAAGCGATCTGTCTTTTCTGTCTCTGAATCAAAATTGAAATAGGTGAGAAGATAATGTCAAACCTGCAACTTCATCATAAGGACTAGGATATTATCATTCAAGAGACTAATACTAAGAAATAATTCTAAGTTCACCAGTATTATTAGTATCTTGCATGATTCTGGTATGTGCCAGCATTGCTAACCTATTGTTCATACACCTGTTTAATAAAGAACTGCAACCGGAAATAAGGTATAGTTAACTAGGTTGATCATTTCCCAAAAGGTACCGCTATAGTATGCAACACTATCAGTTCTATAACAACTACTGCAACTTCCTGGGCACCCATTATAATTTATGCCACAGTATAGTCGTACACCAAAGGCAATAAACCTTAAGGCAATGCACACCAAATGAACCACGTATTCCGCAAGAAACGCTAATTACTGGGTCTGCCATATTGATCACTGCTAGCTGAGATTGTTCTAGAATAAACACAGTTTCAAAATCAGCTGTAAACCTACTTAGCTCCATCCTTAAAAATAAGTATCACAAAACATACCTGGCAAGTTTTCCCCATTCAAATTCTTCCAAGGGTATGTATATATGAGTTTGTCAAGCCTTCCACGAGGGAAATACCATCTTCCTACTTTTGGTTTTTTGGACTCCCTCTGTGTTGCAGGATGTAAACAGGGTATAGATAAGTAATAATGAAGTAAATGTATAGGACAGGACAAATATGtaaccttaaaaaaaataaaaatattacagTTTCAATCTCCTCTTCAGTTAATATTCTGTACGCACTGATAGGGCCATTCTGCATTTCAATACCAGGATAAATACTTCCAACTTGCTTAAAAAATCTCCCAGTATTTTTAGCCTCCCGTAGCAGATCATCTGGTGGTTGTCCACTGTATAAGAAAAAggcaaacatgtttaaaaacaCTTTTGAATTTCCATAAAAGCAATGTTGTAACATTTCTGAAAAGTTAAGAACAGAAGTGAAAGAACTCAGACAGTTACAAAGTAATTGAATATAAGTTATTTTCACTGTAAATTGTTGGTTGTAATGAagaaaagggagggaaaagtTCAATCAGATGTACTAACCCGAGAATCTCAATCATACGGCATAGGACATCGTATTCTGACGCTCCAGGAAATAAAGGCAATCCTATATATAGTTCAGCGACTATACAGCCAAATGACCACATATCAATGGCCGTGGTATATCTAGTACTTGTTAAGTTTACAAATCCAGATGTTAGAATTCACAAAAGCTGCACCACATAATGACAAATTTAAAATGGACATAACagagaaaaacaaattaaaagcaTAAGACATTTGTGCAGCTTTAAGGTATTTCCTAGTGAAAAATAGATGTCACACAGGATACGGGTAACCAAGAAGTACTTCCGGAGATCTGTAATACCGActctggaaaagaaaaaaaaaaggagaagcttCTTTAAATCAACAATTTTACTATAACATGAATTCAGAGTTCACACTGATGGGTGAGTTTGAATGAAACCTGAATATACGAGTAAATGGTTTTACCCTCCAAGCATGCTGATCCAAAATCAATTACTTTAACCCCAGCTGCTGTTTTTACACTGCAAAGATATAGCGTGGATGGATTAATAGCATGCAAACAGTGAACAAATCAAGTGCTGATTTGAGATGAGACAACTAACTTTGGAGTTATGAGAATATTTTCCGGTTTTAGATCACAATGAATAATGCCAGCGTCCTTCATGACAACCAATGCATCCAATATCTGACCAATAAAGAATTAGACATAGATAATATGGTAATCAAtgcatttaaaattcaaaaattcaagCACCATATGAAAATAAAACCTTACCTGTCTAGAGAAAGTTCGGACATATTTCAGTTGCAAACCTCTTAGACTATTCCTTTTTAGCAGCTCATAACTAGATGTGGGAGTTTAAGTGATACATGAATTAGTTACAtggtatataatagattagcgaAGAGAAGTACGACAATCTTACAGGTTATGGCCAAGCATTTCAAATGCTATACACAAATGATTTTGGTAGAGAAAAAAATCCAGCATCCGGACAATGTGGTGTTGATCATCAGGATCATATTTCTCATTCAGCTGCAAGATTGAGCATACACAGTTGTGATGCCAGTCGTTACATACATCAATCACAAGTGAGTAAATGCTAGGTAAACTACTGTACCATGCTCAACAGTGAGACCTCCATGATAGCTTGCTGATAAAAGGCAGGCTGATTTTTTATAACCTTTACTGCAACATAGCTGTTAGTTTCTCCATCCCAGCATTTAGCAACCTGTCCAAACGTACCTTGGCCAAGCATTTCTTTAATAACGTACCTACTTAGAACAATAAAAAGATGAGTGCAGTCCAATCTGATGCTGTTCATAGTTTAACTTTAGAGGTGTTTTACAATGCTCTCTACTGGTAGTAGAACCAATCtagatcattttttttctccaatagatcatatctatttatactaccacATCAACTACTGGtagtataataatattttctacTGGTAGTAGAACTCATAAATTAATAGTTGAGATCACTTCTATTGGCAATAATACTTGTAGTAGAATACTAGAGAGCACCGTAAAGGTACTCTTAACTTTAACCATCAGGAactctgataaaaaaaatatgaacacaAAGTTGAATTGATCAATTGGATAGCTTTATCGCCTAAGTTCAataagttgaaaatttgaaagAAACTACAATGTGTGGCAATATGGCAGTCCTTTGGACATATTTCATCTTCCCATATTTCCACATCTGAGTTCTTAGTATAATGGAGAGTCAGAATGTGCATACATATTTCTAACTTATaacataaaaaacaaaatagtgAAAAGAGATATATCTGGTAAAAATGTTTTGAGTGCTCTAACTCACTAAGAAATGGACAACAGACACAAATATTGAATCACATAAAAGGGTTAACAAGTCAAGAAGAAAACTAACCTCCGGTCCGACTTTTTATTAACCAATTCCAAGTTGACATACAAGATGAGGTCAGAATTTGCATTATCAAGGCCATCATTGTGAGCTGGAACTGAAGGGTTGGTGAGAAAGCGCTTGGGGTTCAGTGAATCTGAGTACTTAAACTCAGGATTGCATTTTCCGAAAGTTTGGACAATGTCTGTGGTTAATCTTGCAACAAACTGCAGGAATaagaaaatataatttagagTGAAGCATCACAAGTATATGAAGGAGGTGTCATACACAGTTGAAcaattgtaacaaaaaaaatgtcacaTAGACTGTTCCCTCATCATTTTACAATATAATACATTCAGAATATCAACAAAGTTGAAAATTGTCCCTAAAGTATTGTGCTTACCCCTGGATGAGATAGCAAAGTTATGCTGCCAAAAAATAAATACCAATTTAAAGGAACATCTTAACTTAGCAAAAAGCTAGGATCCTCAAGTCAATTTGAGTTGTGCAATGCCTCCCATTCGCTCATGAATTATGATCAAAGTAATTAGGACCGCCTGTAGCAGTAAAGTACCTGTTCTAGTGACTATACGATTAGAAGAACAAGCTAAGCAAACAAATCTAGTGTACATTAAACTTAACAGTGCATTCGAATTTAGCAGAAAACAGGGGTCGGATTTCTGGTTAGCAATGCTGAGAGCTTTCAGAAATGAAGTTTGTAGCTGAAGAATCAATAGAAAATCTGAGCAATCGAATAATCTAGACCATGCGTGCAAGCAATAAGAAAAAATGGCAGCAACAATGGGTGATCATATGATACAGCTAGTTCAAGCGACCAGAGTTTAAGCTATTGGTTCCTTGCAAGC of the Oryza sativa Japonica Group chromosome 2, ASM3414082v1 genome contains:
- the LOC4330444 gene encoding dual specificity protein kinase YAK1 homolog isoform X1, whose protein sequence is MEVSWEVDAAGPPWRPSESTAFLPFAAAAAAGDRAGASLSGRRNGLAARSSNLSSVRKRPFVARLTTDIVQTFGKCNPEFKYSDSLNPKRFLTNPSVPAHNDGLDNANSDLILYVNLELVNKKSDRSRYVIKEMLGQGTFGQVAKCWDGETNSYVAVKVIKNQPAFYQQAIMEVSLLSMLNEKYDPDDQHHIVRMLDFFLYQNHLCIAFEMLGHNLYELLKRNSLRGLQLKYVRTFSRQILDALVVMKDAGIIHCDLKPENILITPNVKTAAGVKVIDFGSACLEGKTIYSYIQSRYYRSPEVLLGYPYTTAIDMWSFGCIVAELYIGLPLFPGASEYDVLCRMIEILGGQPPDDLLREAKNTGRFFKQVGSIYPGIEMQNGPISAYRILTEEEIETRESKKPKVGRWYFPRGRLDKLIYTYPWKNLNGENLPETEKTDRLALVDFLRGLVEFDPNKRWSPLQASYHPFITGEAFTGPYEPIQETPRIPVGRVAAVDHNPGGGHWLAAGLSPQVVGSINRGLPFNNAFAPKIPFSYGSSCGSFGSHGSFNDNVGLASSYGSYDVNSVNMYHSPLGPSGFNLHSQAGGTFLGSSPDIRRRSYLYHGGGIRLSPGCPGPMSLGASPSQFTPPNSQMQIPSTATGKYGSTSPARSSHGSLGKAAAVGQYNRRRNLGHPPISMPPHEYTSQLTQGHHGDGTISNHFDGYARGHSGYPQSALPNPGHFSWRPHTCAGSGLSTDTSNHGSFPPSRYGGFPPTHSSNVSADTLASTSSIPDPADWDPNYSEESLLQEDTSLSDALSDLHLKDASGQTNQSSRLAHIQSHAIANSNSLSMNQRGDRLFHASTLTESSASTGHVTYDGYHNANYSQLNFQSRHGQPFQRYNHMTASYLRPMGNHHNGQPVWPNYGMAEPPPATMADGMPWGGRPGHSFTAGGLPSSFAGKDFGRIF
- the LOC4330444 gene encoding dual specificity protein kinase YAK1 homolog isoform X6 codes for the protein MEVSWEVDAAGPPWRPSESTAFLPFAAAAAAGDRAGASLSGRRNGLAARSSNLSSVRKRPFVARLTTDIVQTFGKCNPEFKYSDSLNPKRFLTNPSVPAHNDGLDNANSDLILYVNLELVNKKSDRRYVIKEMLGQGTFGQVAKCWDGETNSYVAVKVIKNQPAFYQQAIMEVSLLSMLNEKYDPDDQHHIVRMLDFFLYQNHLCIAFEMLGHNLYELLKRNSLRGLQLKYVRTFSRQILDALVVMKDAGIIHCDLKPENILITPNVKTAAGVKVIDFGSACLEGKTIYSYIQSRYYRSPEVLLGYPYTTAIDMWSFGCIVAELYIGLPLFPGASEYDVLCRMIEILGGQPPDDLLREAKNTGRFFKQVGSIYPGIEMQNGPISAYRILTEEEIETRESKKPKVGRWYFPRGRLDKLIYTYPWKNLNGENLPEKTDRLALVDFLRGLVEFDPNKRWSPLQASYHPFITGEAFTGPYEPIQETPRIPVGRVAAVDHNPGGGHWLAAGLSPQVVGSINRGLPFNNAFAPKIPFSYGSSCGSFGSHGSFNDNVGLASSYGSYDVNSVNMYHSPLGPSGFNLHSQAGGTFLGSSPDIRRRSYLYHGGGIRLSPGCPGPMSLGASPSQFTPPNSQMQIPSTATGKYGSTSPARSSHGSLGKAAAVGQYNRRRNLGHPPISMPPHEYTSQLTQGHHGDGTISNHFDGYARGHSGYPQSALPNPGHFSWRPHTCAGSGLSTDTSNHGSFPPSRYGGFPPTHSSNVSADTLASTSSIPDPADWDPNYSEESLLQEDTSLSDALSDLHLKDASGQTNQSSRLAHIQSHAIANSNSLSMNQRGDRLFHASTLTESSASTGHVTYDGYHNANYSQLNFQSRHGQPFQRYNHMTASYLRPMGNHHNGQPVWPNYGMAEPPPATMADGMPWGGRPGHSFTAGGLPSSFAGKDFGRIF
- the LOC4330444 gene encoding dual specificity protein kinase YAK1 homolog isoform X5 — translated: MEVSWEVDAAGPPWRPSESTAFLPFAAAAAAGDRAGASLSGRRNGLAARSSNLSSVRKRPFVARLTTDIVQTFGKCNPEFKYSDSLNPKRFLTNPSVPAHNDGLDNANSDLILYVNLELVNKKSDRSRYVIKEMLGQGTFGQVAKCWDGETNSYVAVKVIKNQPAFYQQAIMEVSLLSMLNEKYDPDDQHHIVRMLDFFLYQNHLCIAFEMLGHNLYELLKRNSLRGLQLKYVRTFSRQILDALVVMKDAGIIHCDLKPENILITPNVKTAAGVKVIDFGSACLEGKTIYSYIQSRYYRSPEVLLGYPYTTAIDMWSFGCIVAELYIGLPLFPGASEYDVLCRMIEILGGQPPDDLLREAKNTGRFFKQVGSIYPGIEMQNGPISAYRILTEEEIETRESKKPKVGRWYFPRGRLDKLIYTYPWKNLNGENLPEKTDRLALVDFLRGLVEFDPNKRWSPLQASYHPFITGEAFTGPYEPIQETPRIPVGRVAAVDHNPGGGHWLAAGLSPQVVGSINRGLPFNNAFAPKIPFSYGSSCGSFGSHGSFNDNVGLASSYGSYDVNSVNMYHSPLGPSGFNLHSQAGGTFLGSSPDIRRRSYLYHGGGIRLSPGCPGPMSLGASPSQFTPPNSQMQIPSTATGKYGSTSPARSSHGSLGKAAAVGQYNRRRNLGHPPISMPPHEYTSQLTQGHHGDGTISNHFDGYARGHSGYPQSALPNPGHFSWRPHTCAGSGLSTDTSNHGSFPPSRYGGFPPTHSSNVSADTLASTSSIPDPADWDPNYSEESLLQEDTSLSDALSDLHLKDASGQTNQSSRLAHIQSHAIANSNSLSMNQRGDRLFHASTLTESSASTGHVTYDGYHNANYSQLNFQSRHGQPFQRYNHMTASYLRPMGNHHNGQPVWPNYGMAEPPPATMADGMPWGGRPGHSFTAGGLPSSFAGKDFGRIF